From the genome of Thermogutta terrifontis, one region includes:
- a CDS encoding glycosyltransferase family 2 protein, protein MDEITVIVAAHQGDPWLKCCLESLEVVSSADSKIMIVDNGGNEKLLELVNATEDLSTIATPWTMPFSEANNFALINGGMDSEYICFLNQDTVSREDWLSACLDVMKQDEHIGAVIPLIENYDGTAWDEAFLTCSRADPALNARVREGLKVSVDDLPAFIEVPEITAAAMVVRTEALKKAGPFDPIYGSYYEDYDLCRRISSAGYKVGICTRARVGHFGGSATTNRQAFLRRARWIARNRIIYAARWKWKSRIGGFLKYISWEMPRNAARAALGRSAIPFRAFLRAHLDLVSILPRLLSAHRDKLAWSCYLRDIGWLAVVEQRSVQTSQTSSATR, encoded by the coding sequence ATGGACGAGATAACTGTAATAGTAGCTGCACATCAGGGTGACCCCTGGCTCAAGTGTTGTCTTGAGTCGCTAGAAGTTGTGTCGTCGGCAGATTCGAAGATAATGATTGTCGATAACGGCGGAAATGAAAAGTTACTTGAGCTTGTGAACGCCACAGAAGATCTTTCGACGATCGCAACGCCATGGACGATGCCCTTCTCCGAGGCCAACAATTTCGCACTCATCAACGGCGGAATGGACAGCGAGTATATCTGTTTCCTGAACCAAGACACCGTTTCCCGCGAAGATTGGCTGTCGGCCTGCCTGGATGTGATGAAACAGGATGAGCATATCGGGGCTGTAATCCCACTTATCGAGAACTACGACGGCACGGCCTGGGACGAGGCCTTTCTGACCTGCTCGCGAGCCGACCCTGCCCTAAATGCAAGGGTGCGAGAGGGACTCAAGGTTAGTGTCGATGATCTTCCGGCATTTATCGAGGTTCCCGAGATCACGGCCGCCGCGATGGTCGTGCGCACGGAAGCCCTCAAAAAGGCGGGGCCATTCGATCCCATTTATGGCAGTTATTACGAAGACTATGACCTTTGCCGGCGCATTTCGTCGGCGGGATACAAGGTGGGCATTTGCACGCGGGCTCGGGTGGGCCATTTCGGCGGGTCAGCAACCACAAATCGCCAGGCGTTCCTCCGCCGGGCCAGGTGGATTGCCCGAAATCGCATAATCTACGCAGCCCGGTGGAAATGGAAAAGCCGTATCGGCGGATTTCTGAAATATATCAGCTGGGAAATGCCTCGGAATGCGGCACGGGCGGCCTTGGGACGATCCGCGATCCCGTTTCGAGCGTTCCTTCGTGCCCATCTAGACCTTGTCTCTATTCTGCCCCGGCTCCTTTCGGCACATCGTGACAAGCTGGCTTGGAGCTGCTATTTGCGAGATATTGGCTGGCTCGCGGTGGTCGAACAGCGTTCCGTGCAGACATCCCAAACGAGCAGTGCGACACGATAG
- a CDS encoding sulfotransferase, with product MTNLYQYLRRSAKRIIHRIRIYSTSCVSCPAEVPFLIIGEARTGTNFLADLLRSHPDISVAGEILNPYNPEGIRLHFRRKTAVIKHIKRSLLAQPGKCRGAQTHLLHFRMHSIPLSYLVEQLPDFRYILLYRRSLAEQYVSWKLAKQTGKWVGTTQTAVHTTKCRVDREEFIEWCTAVKSRYMEAVNCPELWRNSVSLSYEALAANPQLALEESIFPFLGVRPVRVNSRLRKQNPRTLAECVENFADVADLLNQQNLELSNLVMPKAKN from the coding sequence ATGACTAATCTCTATCAATATCTGCGAAGATCCGCCAAACGAATTATTCATCGGATCAGGATTTACTCAACGAGCTGCGTTTCATGTCCAGCTGAGGTTCCGTTCTTAATAATTGGGGAGGCCAGAACTGGAACCAATTTCTTGGCTGATTTACTTCGCAGTCATCCGGATATCTCGGTGGCCGGCGAAATTTTAAATCCATACAATCCCGAAGGGATTCGGCTCCATTTTCGGAGAAAAACGGCAGTGATAAAGCATATCAAACGAAGCCTGCTGGCTCAACCGGGCAAATGTCGGGGGGCTCAGACTCATCTTCTCCATTTTAGAATGCACAGCATCCCGTTATCTTACTTGGTTGAGCAGCTTCCGGATTTCCGCTATATACTACTCTACCGCCGCAGCCTGGCAGAACAATACGTCTCGTGGAAGTTGGCAAAGCAAACCGGGAAGTGGGTCGGGACGACACAGACGGCTGTGCACACCACAAAGTGTCGAGTAGATCGTGAGGAGTTCATCGAATGGTGTACCGCGGTGAAAAGCAGGTATATGGAGGCGGTTAACTGTCCCGAATTATGGCGAAATAGTGTATCCTTATCTTACGAAGCACTTGCGGCAAATCCCCAACTCGCTCTAGAGGAGTCAATATTCCCATTTCTCGGTGTTCGGCCGGTTAGAGTCAATTCTCGCTTGAGAAAACAAAACCCTCGCACTCTAGCCGAATGTGTTGAGAATTTTGCGGATGTAGCAGACTTGCTCAACCAGCAAAACCTAGAACTCAGTAATCTTGTCATGCCGAAAGCGAAAAACTGA
- a CDS encoding glycosyltransferase family 4 protein, translating to MQSEVGTPFSAVFLQPTAKPSGSPTSGLMVVEALQELGAQVHVIFAQDGSMRSDYEARGCTTEILPHGQWLAGGPKHRRLRRWIRDWQAARQIAQRLRRLRPALVYVNTLTGLSGALAAKWCRVPCIWHIRELFDDVGGEMHDPWPGGRKAVRWCLESLADRVVVISRAVWENVLGSSCAGKTVLIPNAVEDRFFELTLTREEARRQLGLPIERPIVGVPGTLRPVKGHEFFLEALPGVVASVPSVLAAITGDGDPAYRQKLLDLVAANHLNEHVVFLGTVPDMAVFYRACDVICIPSRAEPFGRTAIEAMAVGTPVVATRVGGLGETIQHGETGFLVEFGDTSQIAWTVRDLLVRPSSGSIHRRAELIRRLFGSQSYRKAIVELVSHIRNLGKND from the coding sequence GTGCAGTCTGAAGTGGGTACGCCTTTTTCCGCCGTATTTCTCCAACCCACCGCGAAGCCATCCGGCTCGCCGACCAGCGGGCTGATGGTGGTTGAGGCCCTACAAGAATTGGGGGCGCAGGTGCACGTCATCTTTGCCCAGGACGGCTCCATGCGCTCGGACTATGAGGCCCGCGGTTGCACGACTGAGATCCTGCCCCACGGTCAATGGCTGGCCGGCGGGCCAAAGCACCGTCGTCTTCGTCGCTGGATACGCGATTGGCAGGCGGCCCGGCAAATCGCACAACGCCTGCGGCGGTTGCGTCCGGCTCTGGTGTACGTCAACACATTGACGGGCCTTTCCGGGGCGTTGGCCGCCAAGTGGTGTCGCGTGCCCTGCATTTGGCATATCCGTGAACTGTTTGACGACGTCGGCGGCGAGATGCACGACCCCTGGCCGGGCGGACGCAAAGCGGTGCGGTGGTGCCTCGAATCCCTGGCCGACCGGGTTGTGGTCATCTCCCGGGCTGTGTGGGAGAACGTGCTCGGATCGAGCTGCGCGGGCAAGACGGTACTTATTCCCAATGCCGTGGAAGACCGGTTCTTCGAACTTACCCTGACTCGCGAGGAAGCCCGCCGCCAACTCGGCTTGCCGATCGAGCGACCTATCGTGGGCGTGCCGGGAACCTTGCGACCCGTGAAGGGCCACGAATTCTTTCTGGAAGCATTACCGGGAGTGGTCGCGTCCGTGCCCTCGGTCTTGGCGGCGATCACTGGGGACGGCGATCCTGCTTACCGCCAAAAACTGTTGGACCTGGTGGCAGCCAATCATTTGAATGAACACGTCGTATTTCTCGGCACTGTGCCCGATATGGCCGTGTTTTACCGGGCGTGTGATGTCATCTGTATCCCGAGCCGTGCTGAGCCGTTCGGCCGAACGGCCATTGAAGCCATGGCCGTAGGAACGCCGGTGGTGGCCACGCGGGTGGGCGGCCTGGGGGAGACGATCCAGCACGGCGAAACCGGCTTTTTGGTGGAGTTTGGGGATACTAGTCAAATTGCGTGGACGGTCAGGGATTTACTTGTGCGCCCTTCATCAGGAAGCATCCATAGGCGGGCGGAGTTAATTCGCCGCCTATTTGGAAGCCAAAGTTACCGCAAAGCAATCGTTGAGTTGGTAAGCCATATCCGAAACCTCGGCAAAAATGACTAA
- a CDS encoding polysaccharide pyruvyl transferase family protein, translated as MILLHGTGTHNKGAELMAIAVLQHFRAKPNPPEFVVPAQFGPFRDRAKYGLWTLLAEKRFGRSKLVASLAHRSFRKKYGLAAEENIAAVIDASGFAFGDQHGPRPTQLMARNCRRWKRQGKKIILLPQAFGPFTTPAIRTACRELVENCDLVFAREEESYRHLVDVVGERANIKIAPDFTPLVQGILPEGFQPRNGTVFVVPNMRMLDKTDRSLAERYIPFLAEAIKGVINHDLNASLLIHTPEDRALVGPIQNACGFQIDVVEESCPLRLKGILGTAYAVISSRFHALVGALSQNVPALAVGWSHKYDQLMREHGCPEAAVQAGDQNGLTAIMGQILKEPTRSTIIDRIREANDRIRQEIDAMWSAVDEVLAPVQSLVRPTSAV; from the coding sequence ATGATCCTCCTCCACGGTACGGGAACACACAATAAAGGGGCTGAACTCATGGCGATCGCCGTGCTTCAGCACTTTCGGGCAAAGCCCAACCCGCCCGAGTTCGTCGTCCCAGCCCAATTTGGCCCGTTTCGCGATCGGGCAAAATACGGCCTGTGGACGCTCCTCGCGGAAAAACGCTTTGGTCGATCCAAGCTGGTTGCCTCGCTGGCCCATCGCTCGTTCCGAAAAAAATACGGGCTGGCCGCCGAGGAAAACATCGCTGCCGTCATCGATGCCTCTGGATTTGCCTTTGGCGACCAACACGGTCCTCGGCCTACCCAGCTGATGGCCCGAAATTGCCGACGATGGAAAAGACAAGGTAAGAAGATCATCCTCCTCCCGCAGGCCTTTGGCCCCTTCACAACGCCAGCTATTCGAACGGCCTGTCGGGAGTTGGTCGAGAACTGCGATCTTGTTTTCGCCCGGGAAGAAGAGTCGTACCGCCATCTGGTGGATGTCGTGGGGGAGCGGGCCAATATCAAGATAGCACCCGATTTTACGCCGCTTGTACAGGGCATTTTGCCCGAGGGATTTCAGCCAAGGAACGGCACAGTGTTTGTCGTGCCCAATATGCGAATGCTCGATAAAACCGATCGCAGCCTGGCCGAACGGTATATTCCATTTCTCGCGGAAGCAATCAAAGGCGTCATCAACCACGACCTCAACGCCAGTCTCCTCATCCATACACCAGAAGACCGGGCATTGGTGGGACCCATTCAAAATGCCTGCGGCTTTCAAATCGATGTGGTGGAAGAGAGTTGCCCGCTGCGGCTGAAAGGGATTCTGGGAACGGCCTACGCGGTGATCAGCTCCCGTTTTCACGCCTTGGTCGGGGCTTTATCGCAAAACGTCCCCGCGTTGGCCGTGGGCTGGAGCCACAAGTACGACCAGTTGATGCGCGAACATGGTTGCCCGGAGGCAGCCGTTCAGGCTGGCGATCAGAACGGACTTACAGCTATCATGGGACAAATTCTCAAAGAGCCAACGCGATCAACCATAATCGACCGAATCCGGGAGGCTAACGATCGGATTCGGCAAGAGATCGACGCAATGTGGTCCGCAGTGGATGAGGTCCTCGCTCCAGTACAATCCTTGGTGAGGCCCACAAGTGCAGTCTGA
- a CDS encoding nitroreductase family protein produces the protein MRPRRDVFALDYIEETVKAYEAALKAAQNGKHGLPAEQLQWTHDVLAEYFAVTGSHPKIDPLRERFRRLPAPPRICDEPLIPYRRDLSQPPPVSYGALAALAHRRRSVRWFLPKPVPRELIDKALEVAAQSPSACNRQPFVFRIFDDPELVRQVASIPYGVIGYEHQIPVIVVIVGQLRNFFDARDRHLIYIDSALAAMSFILALETLGLSSCCINWPDIPEREKKMAELLKLEPDERPVMLIALGWPDPEGMVPRSVKKPLKLFRTYNFEQE, from the coding sequence ATGCGGCCGAGACGCGATGTCTTCGCTCTCGATTACATTGAAGAAACAGTGAAAGCATACGAAGCGGCCCTTAAAGCGGCCCAAAACGGCAAGCATGGTCTTCCCGCAGAGCAACTGCAGTGGACCCATGACGTACTCGCCGAGTATTTCGCGGTCACTGGCAGTCATCCTAAGATTGACCCGCTTCGGGAACGCTTCCGGCGTTTGCCCGCTCCCCCGCGGATTTGCGACGAGCCGCTCATTCCCTATCGTAGAGATTTATCCCAACCGCCACCGGTATCGTATGGAGCGCTCGCTGCACTTGCACACAGGCGGCGATCGGTGCGGTGGTTCCTGCCCAAGCCCGTACCCCGGGAGCTCATCGACAAAGCGTTAGAAGTTGCTGCCCAGTCACCCAGTGCGTGCAATCGACAGCCCTTCGTCTTCCGCATTTTTGACGATCCGGAATTGGTTCGCCAGGTGGCGTCAATCCCTTACGGAGTCATTGGTTATGAACATCAGATCCCTGTTATTGTGGTGATCGTGGGACAGTTGCGGAATTTTTTTGACGCCCGTGACCGCCACCTCATCTATATTGATTCCGCGCTGGCAGCGATGAGCTTTATCCTGGCATTGGAAACGCTCGGCTTGAGTTCCTGCTGCATCAACTGGCCGGATATTCCGGAACGAGAAAAGAAAATGGCCGAGCTTTTGAAGCTGGAGCCCGACGAACGCCCCGTGATGCTTATCGCATTAGGCTGGCCGGACCCTGAAGGTATGGTTCCCAGGTCCGTGAAGAAACCGCTCAAACTTTTCCGGACTTACAACTTCGAGCAAGAATGA
- a CDS encoding glycosyltransferase family A protein: MPSFLVTVLTAGFNARKYLKRYLEGLVLQDYTPLQIVFVDDGSTDGSLEFIQYWVTRVNFAAELFITLRQENRGPHVAMNHGLRFATGDLILPVDADDMLLPGAVHAFVKAFEDNPTVDLVYAEHRRCDENFQPLLRPKLSPRLKDSSNLLYNLLRYGMFIPAGAYCYRRRCLDYLPNKQFTPEYQAQNLELLLHTAARGRCLYLDAETVELTVRSNSRSRAKSLERLKRKVYGSHRLQREVARQYAVPWSVRAKLEARLLPLELDYYFLSGMRQAFFRAWLKALCLGVASRKHVIQAFSLLSPRWRSKVVDRYFSGYDLATVS, from the coding sequence ATGCCTTCGTTCCTTGTAACTGTCTTGACTGCAGGGTTTAACGCACGCAAGTACCTCAAACGGTATTTAGAGGGGCTCGTACTTCAAGATTACACACCCCTTCAAATTGTCTTTGTCGACGATGGGTCCACAGATGGTAGTCTGGAGTTTATCCAGTATTGGGTGACGCGGGTCAACTTCGCGGCCGAGCTCTTTATAACGTTACGTCAAGAGAATCGAGGACCTCACGTCGCGATGAACCACGGCTTGCGATTTGCCACAGGAGATCTTATCCTTCCCGTGGATGCGGATGATATGTTGTTGCCAGGGGCAGTGCACGCTTTTGTGAAGGCTTTTGAGGACAATCCCACTGTTGATTTGGTCTACGCTGAGCACAGAAGGTGTGATGAGAACTTCCAACCATTGCTTCGTCCGAAACTTAGTCCTCGGTTAAAGGACTCAAGCAACCTGCTTTACAACTTGCTCCGATATGGTATGTTCATTCCCGCGGGCGCTTATTGCTATCGACGACGCTGCCTGGATTATCTTCCGAATAAACAATTTACTCCAGAATATCAAGCCCAAAATCTCGAATTGCTGCTTCACACGGCTGCACGAGGCAGATGTTTGTACTTAGACGCGGAGACGGTGGAGTTAACTGTGCGGAGCAACAGTCGCTCACGAGCGAAGAGTCTTGAGCGACTTAAAAGAAAAGTGTATGGATCTCATCGTCTTCAAAGGGAAGTGGCGCGGCAATACGCGGTGCCGTGGAGCGTTCGAGCAAAGCTTGAAGCACGCCTGTTGCCGCTTGAACTCGACTACTATTTCCTCTCAGGAATGAGGCAAGCGTTTTTCAGGGCGTGGCTGAAGGCCCTCTGCCTGGGTGTGGCTTCCCGAAAGCATGTCATTCAAGCGTTTTCGCTTTTGTCTCCGCGCTGGCGTAGCAAAGTAGTTGACCGATATTTCTCTGGATATGATCTTGCGACGGTGTCATGA
- a CDS encoding class I SAM-dependent methyltransferase, giving the protein MNALTIERISRHLHRAVCTLLQKGVRVSVSLTTLTVVTTVLGEPVVNRFCDRTRASLPGKNVSIDTEIARLLEMETVYSLPRETLALLSRLCRQYTPKTICEFGSGLSTVVFANYARSAQAPFRVVAFEHSDQYAHQTRSILASFGLQDFAHILKYPTDIPEFLESVHDSLIDMVLVDGPPRTFGQGRVETPPSLRPALQHNGVFVLDDGFRRHERECVYVWRNRRLIRSARLYFVPHGVIIGRFTGR; this is encoded by the coding sequence ATGAACGCACTAACGATTGAACGAATTAGCAGGCATTTACACCGCGCCGTTTGTACGCTTCTGCAAAAGGGGGTTCGTGTCAGCGTTAGCTTGACCACGCTGACTGTAGTTACCACAGTGTTGGGTGAACCAGTCGTCAACCGCTTTTGTGATAGGACCCGTGCCTCGCTACCTGGCAAAAATGTCTCGATCGATACTGAAATAGCGCGGCTTCTCGAAATGGAAACCGTTTACAGTCTTCCGCGCGAAACGTTGGCGCTGCTTTCCAGGCTCTGTCGGCAATATACACCCAAGACCATTTGTGAATTCGGATCCGGCTTAAGCACAGTGGTGTTTGCAAATTACGCTCGATCCGCCCAGGCCCCCTTTAGGGTTGTTGCGTTTGAACACAGTGATCAATATGCGCACCAGACCAGGAGTATACTAGCGAGTTTTGGTTTGCAAGACTTTGCACATATTCTTAAATACCCCACTGACATACCCGAGTTCTTGGAGTCCGTCCACGATAGTTTAATAGATATGGTATTGGTTGATGGGCCTCCTCGTACCTTTGGCCAAGGCCGCGTGGAGACCCCGCCGTCCCTACGGCCTGCTTTGCAACACAACGGCGTGTTTGTTTTGGATGACGGCTTCCGACGCCACGAAAGGGAATGTGTTTACGTCTGGCGCAACCGACGATTGATTCGAAGCGCTAGACTGTACTTTGTACCGCATGGCGTAATAATAGGACGATTTACCGGGCGTTAG
- a CDS encoding sulfotransferase translates to MYHMIPRPLKMVLIRCISPFVFRKTDAVFVLSTGRSGTLTLTKLLAIDTRIAAYHEPRPHLYAEELDAYAHECIPLARFAKILYRARSQLVTSAYLKGRLYAETSNWLTFFAPAIRTTLPRSKFIHLVRHPAEVVASGLARGWYQAASLDRWRIRPRTLLVDSQGTKPNSYPSLQITADEWSRMSPFEKACWLWSEINTFAIHFAQTIPESRYLLVRLEDLIADPNQQLQRLWVFLGLTFETHMLDQCLAVLSVKHNASKYPRSAYNELCSENRSLLWNLCGDTAKRLGYAP, encoded by the coding sequence ATGTATCATATGATTCCCCGACCGCTAAAAATGGTTCTGATCCGTTGTATTTCGCCCTTTGTTTTCAGAAAAACAGACGCCGTCTTCGTACTTTCCACCGGTCGAAGTGGAACTTTAACACTCACAAAACTACTCGCAATTGACACTCGTATCGCCGCATACCATGAACCACGTCCACACTTATATGCTGAGGAGCTTGACGCATACGCGCACGAATGTATCCCACTTGCGCGTTTTGCTAAAATACTTTACCGAGCGCGATCGCAACTCGTAACGAGCGCGTATTTGAAAGGCCGCCTTTATGCCGAAACGTCCAACTGGCTCACGTTCTTCGCCCCCGCCATTCGCACTACCCTTCCGCGGAGTAAGTTTATCCATTTAGTGCGCCATCCCGCCGAGGTAGTTGCGTCAGGTCTGGCCCGTGGATGGTATCAGGCGGCTAGCCTTGACCGCTGGCGCATCCGGCCCCGAACGTTACTGGTCGACTCACAAGGTACAAAACCCAATTCATATCCCAGCCTCCAGATAACTGCGGACGAATGGTCCCGAATGAGCCCATTCGAAAAAGCATGCTGGCTGTGGTCAGAAATAAACACATTTGCGATTCATTTTGCACAGACTATCCCGGAATCGCGGTACCTCTTAGTTCGTCTCGAGGACCTTATCGCAGATCCGAATCAGCAACTGCAGCGACTGTGGGTTTTCCTAGGACTGACTTTCGAAACGCACATGCTCGACCAATGTTTAGCCGTCCTTTCCGTTAAGCATAATGCGTCCAAATATCCTCGCTCTGCATACAATGAGTTATGTTCCGAGAACCGGTCGCTCCTGTGGAATTTGTGCGGCGATACTGCGAAGCGCTTGGGCTATGCGCCATAA
- a CDS encoding ABC transporter ATP-binding protein, whose product MSDIAIRVENLTKKFFLGERVGIKTFREALQDLVTAPFRVWRKNGQGDGQDKVDTEREIWALKGVSFEVKHGEVLGIIGPNGAGKSTLLKILSRITEPTGGYAEIRGRVGSLLEVGTGFHPELTGRENVYLNGAILGMSKAEIRRKFDDIVSFAGVEKFIDTPVKRYSSGMQVRLAFAVAAHLDPEILIIDEVLAVGDAEFQKRCLGKMNEVARSGRTVLFVSHNMAAVEALCERGILLRGGRVVLDGPADLAVQNHLDANYPSQGEFDLSHAQRPSHLKPLIKKLRLADANHRSTGVHRFGNDLHIELELETTETINHAHFNVRILTLLGQRVVTWSSLYSSPRGLEIKPASVFRLTLEELRLAPGQYRLSVYVSSEGRALDRVANVPLEVADAPEMGQVHRVNYEKALYIPKCRWELARASPRG is encoded by the coding sequence ATGAGTGACATTGCCATCCGAGTCGAAAACCTCACGAAAAAATTCTTCCTTGGCGAACGTGTCGGGATTAAGACCTTCCGGGAGGCCCTTCAGGACCTCGTCACCGCCCCCTTCCGCGTGTGGCGGAAGAACGGCCAGGGTGACGGGCAGGACAAAGTGGACACCGAACGCGAAATCTGGGCCCTCAAAGGGGTGTCCTTTGAGGTCAAGCACGGCGAGGTTCTCGGGATCATCGGGCCAAATGGGGCGGGCAAGAGCACACTCTTGAAGATCCTCAGCCGGATCACCGAGCCCACCGGCGGTTACGCGGAAATCCGCGGTCGGGTGGGAAGCCTTCTCGAAGTCGGTACGGGCTTCCACCCCGAGTTGACCGGCCGGGAAAACGTGTATCTCAACGGGGCGATCTTGGGCATGTCCAAGGCCGAAATCCGCCGCAAGTTCGACGATATCGTGTCCTTTGCCGGGGTGGAAAAATTCATCGACACGCCAGTCAAGCGATACTCCAGCGGCATGCAGGTGCGATTGGCGTTTGCCGTGGCCGCCCACCTCGACCCGGAAATCCTCATCATCGATGAGGTGCTCGCTGTTGGCGACGCCGAGTTTCAGAAGCGCTGTTTGGGCAAGATGAACGAGGTCGCCCGTTCCGGCCGCACCGTCCTCTTCGTCAGCCACAACATGGCGGCCGTGGAAGCGCTGTGTGAACGGGGAATACTTCTGCGAGGCGGTAGGGTAGTGCTTGACGGTCCTGCGGATCTAGCGGTTCAAAACCACCTTGATGCCAACTATCCTTCTCAGGGCGAGTTTGATCTTTCCCACGCGCAGCGACCTAGTCACCTGAAGCCCCTAATCAAGAAGCTGCGTTTGGCGGATGCAAATCATCGCTCTACGGGTGTGCACCGGTTTGGAAACGACTTGCACATTGAGTTAGAGCTAGAGACAACAGAAACGATCAATCACGCACACTTCAATGTGCGCATTTTGACCTTGTTGGGCCAAAGGGTGGTAACCTGGTCTAGCCTCTATAGTTCGCCCCGAGGCCTGGAAATTAAACCCGCATCAGTCTTCCGACTAACCCTTGAAGAACTCCGCTTGGCCCCGGGACAATACAGATTATCCGTGTACGTCTCCAGCGAAGGAAGGGCACTGGACCGAGTAGCAAACGTTCCCCTCGAAGTTGCAGACGCGCCAGAAATGGGACAGGTTCACCGTGTGAATTACGAAAAGGCCCTGTATATCCCAAAATGTCGCTGGGAGCTTGCTCGAGCCTCCCCGAGGGGCTAA
- a CDS encoding ABC transporter permease, whose amino-acid sequence MRKDPTASDSMSDELAAENDLPESDTPAAEHTAVVADELTTESLDLGEREDIIERPSSQPTSRPLAEDLPVTIIRPTSGWRALDLREVWRYRELMLTLAWREITIRYKQTFLGAAWAIIQPLMTTGIFSVLFGLLLGKGNEPSAGDVPYAVSTFCAMLPWQLFATSLNQSGNILIQYRSMITKIYFPRLILPMAAVLSSLVDFGIAFVALLAMMAFYGIFPGWAVLTLPFFVILAIMASLSVGLWLAALNAIYRDFRYVIPFIIQVGMFVSPVVYSMESIQGRLSPWAWTLYSLNPMAGVIEGFRWALLGTSHGPGPMLVLSTVATAIILVGGMFYFRRMERLFADVI is encoded by the coding sequence ATGCGAAAAGATCCGACAGCCTCTGATTCGATGTCCGACGAACTGGCCGCTGAAAACGACTTGCCCGAGTCAGACACGCCAGCCGCCGAGCACACCGCGGTGGTCGCGGACGAACTGACCACGGAATCGCTGGACCTGGGCGAGCGGGAGGACATTATCGAGCGGCCCAGTTCACAACCCACATCGCGGCCTTTGGCGGAAGATCTGCCGGTCACGATCATCCGTCCCACCAGCGGGTGGCGGGCCCTCGACCTGCGCGAAGTCTGGCGCTATCGCGAGCTCATGCTTACACTCGCCTGGCGGGAAATTACAATAAGATACAAACAGACCTTTTTAGGTGCTGCCTGGGCCATCATCCAGCCCCTTATGACCACGGGCATCTTCAGCGTTTTATTCGGACTGCTCTTGGGAAAAGGGAACGAGCCCAGCGCAGGCGACGTTCCCTACGCGGTGTCCACTTTTTGTGCCATGCTCCCCTGGCAGCTTTTCGCAACCTCGCTCAATCAATCGGGCAACATCCTCATTCAGTACCGCAGCATGATCACGAAGATCTATTTTCCCCGGCTTATCTTGCCGATGGCCGCGGTGCTTTCCTCTCTGGTCGATTTCGGCATCGCCTTTGTAGCGCTTTTAGCGATGATGGCGTTTTACGGGATTTTTCCCGGCTGGGCTGTGCTCACTCTGCCATTTTTCGTCATCCTGGCGATCATGGCCTCCCTCTCCGTGGGACTGTGGTTGGCGGCTCTCAATGCGATTTACCGCGACTTTCGTTACGTGATTCCATTTATCATCCAGGTTGGAATGTTCGTCAGCCCCGTTGTGTACAGCATGGAATCCATCCAGGGCCGCCTTTCACCCTGGGCGTGGACGCTCTATTCGCTCAACCCTATGGCGGGCGTCATCGAGGGATTTCGCTGGGCCCTCCTGGGCACCTCGCACGGCCCTGGACCGATGCTGGTCCTTTCCACCGTGGCGACCGCCATCATCCTGGTCGGCGGGATGTTCTATTTCCGCCGAATGGAACGCCTGTTCGCGGACGTCATCTGA
- a CDS encoding exosortase C-terminal domain/associated protein EpsI, with product MARKKRSVPVLVSASTPKPEEKTGRPLKHKSMVNISLPVRVGVAIGSLILVGLGARWAASQAVPSEVRLPNRDQLLGFPYQLGPWKGEDEVVDEKVLQVVGAELTLNRTYRQSAERFVGLHAAVFTYTDFSLPHPPELCYGGTGWRVRRTRDVPLNLSDGTTGTIRILTLEKETGQQTATVLYCYQLAGPFAADRDAVRRLFWRYRGQKSRPPLVKVMFHLPGSDSTAEDDGLDFARRTLEKLAEMEKTW from the coding sequence ATGGCCCGAAAGAAAAGATCCGTCCCAGTACTGGTCTCGGCGTCTACCCCCAAGCCTGAGGAGAAGACCGGCCGACCTTTGAAACATAAGTCTATGGTGAACATTAGCTTGCCGGTGCGGGTTGGCGTGGCGATCGGGTCTCTTATTCTGGTGGGACTTGGGGCTCGGTGGGCCGCTTCTCAGGCGGTTCCGAGTGAAGTCCGTTTGCCAAACCGCGACCAACTGCTCGGCTTCCCCTATCAGCTTGGTCCCTGGAAGGGCGAGGATGAGGTGGTCGACGAGAAAGTTCTCCAGGTCGTCGGGGCTGAACTCACGCTCAATCGCACGTATCGCCAGTCGGCGGAGCGGTTCGTCGGTCTCCACGCGGCCGTTTTCACGTACACCGACTTCTCACTTCCCCACCCCCCGGAATTGTGCTACGGAGGCACGGGCTGGAGGGTCCGAAGGACCCGCGACGTCCCGCTTAATCTTTCAGATGGCACAACCGGGACAATCCGCATCCTCACTTTGGAAAAGGAAACCGGCCAACAGACGGCGACCGTGCTATACTGTTATCAGTTGGCCGGGCCGTTCGCTGCCGATCGAGACGCCGTGCGGCGACTCTTCTGGCGTTACCGAGGCCAGAAATCCCGGCCACCCCTGGTTAAGGTGATGTTCCACCTGCCGGGCTCCGACAGCACGGCTGAGGACGACGGTCTCGACTTTGCCCGGCGGACTTTGGAAAAACTCGCCGAAATGGAAAAGACCTGGTAA